The Musa acuminata AAA Group cultivar baxijiao chromosome BXJ1-8, Cavendish_Baxijiao_AAA, whole genome shotgun sequence genomic sequence AAAGCCTCATGCACAGGTGGTCTTGTAACCTTAGCCTTTTCTGGCGCTTGATATAATAAGCGATGTAGCAATCGAACCTTTTCTCTTAAATCGTGGGGGATTAGATAGCGGATCTAAAAAAAGcctctctttttttccttttactaTCTCGATTATGCTTCTTTCTTGTTTGGACTCCTTGAGTTCATTGAGACTCACTAATATCAGTTTATACAAATGCAGCAACAACGCTAACAGGCTTCCATTTTACGGTCACTGCCCTTGTGGGTTGCGTTTCAAATGCAACTGGTCTCTCTGCGTCCAAGTATGTGCCTTTCTGGGAGCTCTTTTGGTTCTCCGTTGTCGCAAATCTGTCAATTACTGGGATGAATCTCAGTCTCTTGTTGAACTCGGTTGGGTTTTATCAGGTCTGCTAGTTTATGCCTTGTATAGTGAAAGATGATATGATCGAGGGTCTGATTCGAATAATTCTCAACCTGGTTTATGTTCTGTGATGTGCAGATCTCCAAACTGAGCATTATACCCGTGGTTTGCTTTATGGAATTTTTATTGCACAGCAAACACTATTCACAACGCGTGATCGTAGCTGTTGCAGTTGTGGCCTTGGGAGTAGGTATTTGCACAGTCACTGATGTCGATATCAATGCAAAGGGTCTTCTTTGTGCCTGTGTGGCTGTTTTTTGCACATCACTGCAGCAAATTGTGAGCATCTGAACTCTGTTACTGAGCATATTCATATAGATTAAATGTCCAATATCTGAACTCTGTTTTTCTGTATAAACATGCAATGTTACCATCTGAAAGGGCACTGTTTGGGTGGAATGATGTTTTCCTATACTGACTCATCGAGCAAATTGCAAACTGGATAACCTTGCTTTGATTGTTGTTTTGTTGCTCGTGTCTCTCCTTATGCTATCTTCATTGTGAACCATACTCTGGACCTCTAGCTTATGCCTTAACATTTTCATGAAGCGCCACTATAATGCATCATGATTCTCTAGTTTTACTTATGGCTGTTCTAAAATTTCTTCTGGAAAAACAGTAAGTTGAATTCCAATtcgtttttctttctttattttttagttGACACTAATAATAACCTGATTTTCTCTGAGTTTCAGTACTTGAAATTTATGTTCCCAATTGAGAATGATTTTCAATTGTAACTGCTTTTATGAAATATCATTTTTGTTTGTTGAAATTTTCatcattattatcttttcatgttgcATAGCTTTCATGATCTCTTGAATTAATGTGGACAGTtccattatatttattttaagaaaaatcaTTCGACATTTTATACATATTGATGTGTTACATTTTATAAGATGAGTTCATAATTCCTAATTGTAACTCACCAATAATTGCCTATCTATGTTTTCTTTTCCTGGAAAGACAAATGTAACTCCAGCTTTTTAACTATTGTTTTAGATGCTTGGGAACTTGCAGTTATTGTTGAACAGCTGATCATAACGGTCATATATACATAAATGAGATAATTCAGATTAAACAAGAAATATTCATATTTGAGAGATTGTAATTTTAAGAAGCATGAACTATAAACAAGAAGATCCAGATGACTCCTCACTAAAAGAAGAATGATCTGTAAGATCATGACTATGGATAAACCTTCTTTAGGTAAATATCATCTTTTATTCTTATCGAGATAAACTCCTTCCTAGCAGATTTATGTTGGACTATTTTGCCTGATAACGTGGTTTAACATTTGGCTGGAAAAAAGTATAAGCTATAGATCCTTGTTTACTTCCTGAAAATCTTTGTTTGCAATTATTCTGTCTGAATATAGAAAATTCAGGTGACTATGTTGGAACTGTGTAAATCTGAGTATGTTGATATGTCCATCTGGCTGTATATATTCTATGTAACATAATTCATCTCATTTTTGTAGCTTTAATCAATGCATTAAGTAATACACTAGACTGATGGATATTAGCTTTAATCAATTACCTATCTCATGGGATTATTGTTGTTTCAGACAATTGGATCTTTCCAGAAAAAGTACAGTATTGGTTCCTTTGAGCTGTTAAGCAAAACTGCACCAGTACAGGCAGTCTCTCTTCTACTTGTTGGCCCATTTGCTGACTACTACCTCAACCACCGATCCCTATTGGAATACCCTTTTTCTTCAGGAGCAACTGTAAGTTCCAAAATCCTTATTTCTGAAGTTTTATTTCTAAAGTTGGATTAGGCTTTTGATGAACATATATCGTAATATAATTGGAACATATTTTGCATCAATTGTTATAACATTTATAATTCAATTATATTCTTCTCATCTTGTGCGTGAAGTTGATCATAAACAACAGGCACaaagattataaattttttgatatgAAGGATCATGGGGTTCTTGtatatcaatatttcaaaaaAGTCGTCTATGcatttgcatatgtgcatatggtCATATGACCACATCTGTAAGAAGAACTATGCAGCCTCAGTAACCAGTTTTCCTGTAATATGCTATCGTATGCAGTTTCATAGTTTTACGTAGATTGGTATGAGTTCTGCATAAGTACGAAAATTTTTGGCACATAGTTTATATTGACTCATCATGATCATGCTTACGTTAAATTCTTGTAATTCTATAAAATCTCTTCACTATTATAAGTTTGGCCATGAAGATATCTTTACAATTATAAGTTTGGCCATGGGTGAGGACCAAGTGCGAACTGCGATGGATGTGTAGAGATATCATCTCCACATTGAATATTATGCACACCGGAACAAATGT encodes the following:
- the LOC135588633 gene encoding UDP-rhamnose/UDP-galactose transporter 2-like, whose product is MDLEKKPVVSDVGAWAMNVVSSVGIIMVNKQLMSPNGYGFSFATTLTGFHFTVTALVGCVSNATGLSASKYVPFWELFWFSVVANLSITGMNLSLLLNSVGFYQISKLSIIPVVCFMEFLLHSKHYSQRVIVAVAVVALGVGICTVTDVDINAKGLLCACVAVFCTSLQQITIGSFQKKYSIGSFELLSKTAPVQAVSLLLVGPFADYYLNHRSLLEYPFSSGATAFIILSCSLAVFCNMSQYLCIGRFSATSFQVLGHMKTVCVLILGWVLFDSALTVKNILGMLLAVLGMVVYSWAVEHEKQAKLATHISAEIKSEGEDIKLLKEKVNGLPGSDLELGQTKS